The Flavobacterium sp. HJ-32-4 genome contains a region encoding:
- the pyrE gene encoding orotate phosphoribosyltransferase, protein MIFNKDTASKTAELLLQINAIKLNPGNPFTWASGWKSPIYCDNRVTLSFPPIRNYLKEEFARNIERQFGKPDVIAGVATGAIGIGLLVAEALALPFVYVRPEPKKHGRMNQIEGFLQKGQSVVVIEDLISTGKSSLMAVEALKESGAIVKGMAAIFSYGFQESTKAFKEANVDLYTLSNYESLLPLAVTKKYITEDEERTLAEWRVSPSTWGE, encoded by the coding sequence ATGATTTTCAACAAAGACACCGCCAGTAAAACGGCAGAGTTACTTTTACAAATAAACGCAATTAAATTAAATCCCGGAAATCCTTTTACCTGGGCTTCCGGTTGGAAATCCCCGATTTATTGCGACAATCGTGTGACCCTTTCCTTCCCTCCTATCCGCAACTACCTGAAAGAGGAATTTGCGCGCAATATCGAGCGACAGTTTGGTAAGCCCGACGTAATCGCAGGCGTGGCAACAGGTGCGATCGGTATTGGCCTTCTGGTCGCCGAAGCGTTGGCATTGCCTTTCGTATACGTGCGTCCGGAACCTAAAAAACACGGTCGTATGAACCAGATCGAAGGTTTCCTGCAGAAAGGCCAGAGCGTCGTCGTAATCGAAGATCTGATCAGCACCGGCAAAAGCAGCCTGATGGCGGTGGAAGCACTCAAAGAATCGGGTGCCATCGTCAAAGGAATGGCGGCCATTTTCAGCTACGGTTTCCAGGAATCGACGAAAGCGTTCAAGGAAGCCAATGTGGATTTGTATACCCTTAGCAACTACGAAAGCCTGTTACCACTGGCTGTCACCAAAAAATACATCACCGAAGACGAAGAACGTACGCTGGCCGAATGGCGGGTGAGTCCGTCTACGTGGGGTGAATAA
- a CDS encoding D-alanine--D-alanine ligase, whose translation MPKQKIAVVMGGYSEESVISLRSGQLILQNLDPAKYEVYEIHILPEGWDAVVDGTRYPIDRSDFSVTIGNEKIRFDAVANTIHGTPGEDGHMQAYWELLELPYTGCNFYLSALTLNKRDTLSVLSKFGIPMAKSVYLSKGDAVSGDDLVARLGLPLFVKPNQSGSSLGVSRVESLEQLPAALEFAFSEDSDILIESFLNGTEISVGVFHYRGATTVLGITEIVPHNAFFDYEAKYLGKSDEITPARLDAATEQRVREMAAKVYDSLGMTGFSRADFIIMDGVPHFIEINTNPGLSPQSIFPQQARHAGLSFADMLDNELELAFNRRLLWRR comes from the coding sequence ATGCCCAAACAGAAAATCGCCGTCGTGATGGGCGGCTACTCCGAAGAATCGGTGATTTCGCTGCGAAGCGGACAACTCATCCTCCAGAACCTTGACCCTGCCAAATATGAGGTGTATGAAATCCATATTTTGCCGGAAGGATGGGATGCGGTGGTAGACGGAACCCGTTATCCGATCGACCGCTCGGATTTCTCCGTCACGATAGGAAACGAGAAAATACGGTTCGATGCGGTGGCCAATACCATCCACGGCACACCCGGTGAAGACGGCCACATGCAGGCGTACTGGGAACTGCTGGAACTTCCCTACACCGGTTGTAACTTCTATCTTTCCGCGCTCACACTGAACAAACGCGATACGTTATCGGTGTTGTCGAAATTCGGCATCCCGATGGCGAAATCGGTGTACCTTTCGAAAGGCGATGCGGTGTCAGGGGACGATTTGGTAGCCCGTCTCGGACTCCCCCTTTTCGTCAAACCCAATCAATCAGGCAGCAGCCTGGGCGTATCGCGCGTCGAGTCACTTGAGCAGTTGCCAGCCGCGCTGGAATTCGCCTTTTCCGAAGACAGCGACATCCTGATTGAATCGTTCCTGAACGGTACTGAGATTTCGGTGGGTGTTTTCCACTACCGCGGCGCTACGACCGTACTTGGGATTACGGAGATCGTGCCACACAACGCGTTCTTCGATTATGAAGCCAAATATTTGGGGAAATCGGATGAAATCACCCCTGCCCGCCTCGATGCCGCTACGGAACAGCGTGTGCGCGAAATGGCCGCCAAAGTCTATGATTCCCTCGGGATGACCGGTTTTTCGCGGGCCGATTTCATCATAATGGACGGCGTGCCGCATTTCATTGAAATCAATACCAACCCGGGGTTATCGCCACAAAGCATCTTCCCGCAACAGGCCCGTCATGCCGGACTTTCGTTCGCTGATATGCTCGACAACGAACTCGAACTGGCGTTCAACCGCCGGTTGTTATGGCGTCGGTAA
- a CDS encoding biotin--[acetyl-CoA-carboxylase] ligase → MFLIKLDATPSTNDYLRELSGRESLPDYTVVTADYQSAGRGQMGAKWESGKGQNLMFSVLVRNAVMEAEALFRLNAAIALAVALVLERLGVPDTAIKWPNDILSGNRKLAGILIENTFGSQGITSVIGIGVNVNQTQFDGLPYASSMCLAAGIPFDRDSVLNELVAELKTQVAKLSADGDGVWASYHAHLFRKDRPSAFEDEKGQRFMGIIRHVDASGKLVVELEDETRKSFAIKELKLLY, encoded by the coding sequence ATGTTCCTTATCAAACTCGATGCCACACCCTCAACAAACGACTATTTGAGGGAGTTGTCAGGCCGCGAATCACTTCCGGACTACACCGTGGTGACGGCAGACTACCAGTCGGCGGGGCGCGGACAAATGGGCGCGAAGTGGGAATCGGGTAAGGGGCAAAACCTGATGTTCAGTGTGTTGGTGCGAAATGCGGTGATGGAAGCGGAGGCTCTTTTCCGGTTGAATGCCGCCATCGCCCTGGCCGTTGCCCTCGTGTTGGAACGACTGGGAGTGCCTGACACCGCAATCAAATGGCCGAACGACATTCTGTCAGGCAATCGCAAACTCGCGGGTATCCTCATTGAAAACACCTTTGGGTCGCAGGGCATTACGTCGGTTATAGGTATTGGCGTAAACGTGAATCAAACGCAATTCGACGGGTTACCTTATGCGTCGTCTATGTGTCTGGCTGCGGGAATCCCCTTCGATCGCGATTCGGTGTTGAACGAATTGGTGGCAGAATTGAAAACGCAGGTCGCGAAACTGTCAGCGGATGGCGACGGCGTGTGGGCATCGTATCACGCGCACCTGTTTCGAAAGGACCGGCCGTCGGCATTTGAGGACGAAAAGGGGCAGCGTTTTATGGGTATAATCCGCCACGTCGACGCTTCGGGAAAGCTTGTAGTGGAACTTGAGGACGAAACACGCAAGTCATTCGCCATAAAGGAACTAAAACTCTTATATTAG
- a CDS encoding PASTA domain-containing protein yields MKLTEYLKSKAFFVRVAMALGIVIIAGFLVLQWLDFTTNHGQEISVPDLSKLSVEAAEEKLDDADLDYEILDTVDFVPGYPKYSIVSQDPAPGDKVKEDRKIYLKVNSAGYSSTRVPDLIEKTYRNAQSILQSAGLQEGKITYKPYLGKDMVLEMRQGGKLLHPGDKIMKASKIDLVLGDGKVGFEDTDSTDVTTDSIPE; encoded by the coding sequence ATGAAGCTTACGGAATACCTGAAGAGTAAAGCCTTTTTCGTCCGCGTGGCCATGGCACTTGGAATCGTCATCATCGCCGGTTTCCTGGTGTTGCAATGGTTGGATTTCACGACCAACCACGGACAGGAGATTTCCGTACCGGATCTCAGTAAATTGTCGGTGGAAGCGGCGGAGGAAAAGCTGGACGACGCTGACCTCGACTACGAAATCCTCGATACCGTTGACTTCGTGCCGGGCTATCCGAAGTATTCGATCGTGAGCCAGGACCCTGCGCCGGGTGACAAGGTGAAGGAAGACCGGAAGATTTACCTGAAAGTGAACTCGGCCGGTTATTCATCGACCCGCGTGCCCGACCTGATTGAAAAGACCTACCGCAATGCCCAATCGATCCTACAGTCGGCCGGTTTGCAGGAAGGTAAGATTACGTACAAGCCGTACCTCGGTAAAGACATGGTGTTGGAAATGCGCCAGGGCGGAAAGTTGTTGCATCCGGGCGATAAAATCATGAAAGCTTCGAAAATCGACCTCGTATTGGGGGATGGAAAAGTAGGGTTTGAAGACACCGATTCGACGGATGTCACCACCGACAGCATACCGGAGTAA
- a CDS encoding phosphatidate cytidylyltransferase: MNETLKRSLSGAVYVGLLIGCILYSRESFLILFGIFLLISVWEFCALVSLHRALPLLLAASVYGVSAWFLLSKTPFDNRFYYSVLGISLASCLLLCHFLFTKKEWNATPLFRYTSLVGYLIGPFLLMARIPIYGDNYAFRIIIGYFIIIWTNDTFAYLVGKSIGKHKLFERISPKKTIEGFLGGLFFSLLAAYLITRFLIHPVPSVFNQRWLQWTFTALILSVFGTIGDLVESKFKRLAGVKDSGRIMPGHGGVLDRLDSIIFATPFVYLFYQILDYVLQIP, translated from the coding sequence ATGAACGAGACGCTGAAGCGGTCGCTATCGGGAGCGGTCTATGTCGGTTTACTGATTGGCTGCATCCTCTATTCGCGCGAATCGTTTCTCATCCTTTTTGGTATTTTCCTTCTTATATCGGTTTGGGAATTCTGTGCGCTCGTTTCCTTGCACCGCGCCCTTCCCCTGCTGCTGGCCGCGTCCGTATACGGCGTAAGCGCCTGGTTCCTGCTTTCCAAAACACCTTTTGACAATCGTTTCTATTACTCGGTGCTCGGCATTTCTTTGGCCTCCTGCCTGTTGTTGTGCCATTTTCTTTTTACAAAGAAGGAGTGGAATGCCACGCCCCTATTTCGTTATACGTCGCTGGTCGGTTACCTGATAGGCCCGTTTTTGCTGATGGCGCGGATCCCCATCTATGGCGACAATTATGCGTTTCGGATCATCATCGGCTATTTTATCATCATCTGGACCAACGACACCTTCGCGTATCTCGTGGGCAAATCCATCGGGAAACACAAACTGTTTGAGCGCATTTCGCCTAAAAAAACCATCGAGGGTTTCCTGGGTGGACTCTTCTTTTCCCTATTGGCGGCCTACCTGATTACCCGTTTCCTCATCCATCCCGTACCGTCTGTGTTCAACCAACGCTGGCTCCAATGGACGTTTACAGCCCTCATCCTGAGCGTCTTTGGTACTATTGGGGATTTAGTCGAATCAAAATTCAAGCGGTTGGCCGGCGTAAAAGACAGCGGTCGCATCATGCCGGGCCACGGTGGTGTGTTGGATCGACTCGATAGTATTATCTTTGCAACACCATTTGTCTATCTGTTTTACCAAATACTGGACTATGTTCTTCAAATTCCATAA
- the ftsH gene encoding ATP-dependent zinc metalloprotease FtsH, with protein sequence MAKESPNKIKFNPLWMYAAVFGLLIFISFSNSLFEDSSKITISVFHKYLNEGKIDHVVVYNKTEAEIFLTKEAKKDPKFKDASDNILGGRNTSQPNFRLEDVGDNEAFQKELEKAVQQGKLKDFNYLPKSNLMEYAVTFLPIIIIVALWIVIMRRMSGAAGGPGGGQIFNIGKSRARLFDEKTDIKTTFKDVAGLEGAKEEIQEIVDFLKNPQRYTALGGKIPKGALLVGPPGTGKTLLAKAVAGEAGVPFFSLSGSDFLEMFVGVGASRVRDLFKQAKEKAPAIIFIDEIDAVGRARGRNNFSGGNDERENTLNQLLTEMDGFGTNSTVIVLAATNRADVLDKALMRAGRFDRQIYVDLPDVRERKEIFEVHLQPLKKGNDLDTDFLAKQTPGFSGADIANVCNEAALIAARKNKTAVEKQDFLDAVDRIVGGLEKKNKIITAEEKRAIAVHEAGHATVSWMLEHAAPLVKVTIVPRGQSLGAAWYLPEERQIVRPDQMLDEMCATMGGRAAERVVFDRISTGALSDLEKVTRQARAMVTIYGLNDKIGNVTYYDSSGQNEYNFSKPYSEDTAQVIDKEISELIESQYRRAIDILEENKDKLLQLADILIDREVIFKDDLETIFGKRTFDENLQEEKSL encoded by the coding sequence ATGGCCAAAGAAAGCCCAAACAAAATAAAGTTCAATCCGCTATGGATGTACGCAGCCGTGTTTGGCCTGCTCATCTTTATATCGTTCAGCAATTCGCTGTTCGAGGATTCGTCCAAGATCACGATTTCAGTCTTCCACAAGTATCTAAACGAAGGGAAAATCGACCATGTGGTGGTCTACAACAAGACAGAAGCGGAAATTTTCCTTACGAAGGAAGCCAAAAAAGACCCGAAATTCAAAGACGCCTCCGACAACATCCTCGGCGGTCGCAACACGTCCCAACCGAATTTCCGATTGGAAGACGTAGGCGACAACGAAGCCTTCCAGAAAGAACTGGAAAAAGCAGTACAGCAAGGCAAACTGAAGGATTTCAACTACCTCCCGAAGAGCAATCTGATGGAGTATGCCGTGACCTTCCTTCCTATCATCATCATCGTGGCACTTTGGATCGTCATCATGCGACGCATGTCAGGCGCGGCAGGTGGACCGGGTGGTGGACAGATCTTCAACATCGGAAAATCACGCGCCCGCCTGTTCGATGAGAAGACCGACATCAAGACGACCTTTAAAGACGTTGCCGGACTCGAAGGGGCGAAAGAAGAGATACAGGAAATCGTCGACTTCCTGAAAAACCCACAACGGTATACCGCATTGGGTGGAAAAATTCCGAAAGGAGCATTGCTGGTAGGACCTCCGGGCACCGGTAAAACGCTACTGGCAAAAGCCGTGGCAGGCGAAGCGGGCGTTCCGTTCTTCTCCCTCTCCGGTTCCGACTTCCTTGAAATGTTTGTGGGTGTAGGTGCCTCACGGGTACGTGACCTCTTCAAACAGGCAAAAGAAAAAGCACCGGCCATCATCTTCATCGACGAGATCGATGCAGTAGGACGGGCGCGCGGACGCAACAACTTCTCCGGTGGTAACGACGAACGCGAGAATACGCTCAACCAACTCCTGACCGAAATGGACGGTTTTGGCACGAATTCCACCGTAATCGTACTTGCCGCGACCAACCGCGCCGACGTTCTCGACAAAGCACTGATGCGCGCCGGACGTTTCGACCGCCAGATCTACGTCGACCTTCCGGATGTTCGCGAACGGAAAGAGATTTTCGAAGTACACTTGCAGCCCTTGAAAAAAGGCAATGACCTCGATACCGATTTCCTCGCCAAACAAACGCCGGGCTTCTCAGGTGCCGACATTGCCAATGTATGTAACGAAGCTGCCCTGATCGCAGCGCGTAAAAACAAAACGGCTGTCGAAAAACAGGACTTCCTCGATGCGGTGGACCGGATTGTGGGCGGATTGGAGAAAAAGAACAAAATCATCACCGCAGAAGAAAAACGCGCGATTGCCGTACACGAAGCAGGCCACGCCACCGTCAGTTGGATGCTCGAACATGCAGCGCCACTGGTGAAAGTAACCATTGTGCCACGAGGCCAAAGCCTGGGTGCCGCCTGGTACCTGCCAGAGGAACGCCAGATCGTACGCCCTGACCAAATGCTTGACGAAATGTGTGCGACTATGGGCGGACGCGCAGCGGAGAGAGTGGTATTCGACCGGATTTCGACCGGCGCGCTCAGCGACCTCGAAAAAGTAACGCGCCAGGCCCGCGCCATGGTGACCATCTATGGACTGAACGACAAAATCGGTAACGTGACCTACTACGATTCAAGTGGGCAAAACGAATACAATTTCTCGAAACCGTATAGCGAAGACACAGCCCAGGTGATCGACAAGGAAATTTCCGAATTGATCGAAAGCCAATACCGCCGTGCCATCGACATCCTCGAGGAAAATAAAGATAAGCTGTTGCAACTGGCCGATATCCTCATCGACAGGGAAGTTATCTTTAAGGATGACCTTGAGACCATCTTCGGAAAGCGCACGTTCGACGAGAACCTACAGGAAGAAAAGTCACTTTAA
- a CDS encoding lactate utilization protein B/C, giving the protein MSLFKKFFGAGHEAGDEQHENELQSGNFSHLPVDEMFTHHFRKNGGKFLYCESLTEVREHFLDILEENDWFESQVMCFEPKLFSMLDENKLIYDKPENPVFLLASCENLIADEGSVLFSSNQIKQKKPQELPVNIVILATTSQIVQSKSDGLREIKKRYEKDYPTNITTIKYFEKAKEEDFLHYGSAAKNLYLLLLEDQ; this is encoded by the coding sequence ATGAGTCTTTTCAAAAAATTTTTCGGCGCCGGCCACGAAGCGGGTGATGAGCAACACGAAAACGAGTTGCAGTCCGGAAACTTCTCGCACCTTCCCGTTGATGAAATGTTCACACATCATTTCCGGAAGAATGGGGGGAAATTCCTCTATTGCGAAAGCCTGACGGAAGTCCGCGAGCATTTTCTCGACATCCTCGAAGAAAACGACTGGTTTGAATCACAGGTGATGTGCTTCGAACCCAAACTCTTCAGCATGCTCGACGAGAATAAACTCATATACGACAAACCGGAAAACCCTGTCTTTTTGTTGGCCAGTTGTGAGAACCTGATTGCAGATGAAGGCTCGGTCCTTTTTTCTTCCAACCAAATCAAGCAGAAAAAGCCACAGGAACTCCCTGTAAACATTGTCATCTTAGCGACGACCAGCCAGATTGTCCAAAGTAAAAGCGATGGATTGCGCGAAATCAAAAAGCGCTACGAAAAGGATTATCCGACCAATATCACGACGATCAAATACTTCGAAAAAGCCAAGGAAGAGGACTTCCTGCATTACGGAAGCGCAGCGAAGAACCTCTACCTCCTGCTTTTAGAAGACCAGTAA
- a CDS encoding NUDIX hydrolase produces the protein MYKVFVNDKSLFLTDEIMKETDFRLFLLESVDIGKLILQLYQGKINKAYLYYPDEKEIMRTLKSRMPVHKAGGGLVRNAKGETLFIFRQGKWDLPKGGLEKGEEVEHAALREVEEETGVKGLRINEKLQKTYHIFKRNNRYKLKVTHWFGMYTDYTGKLRPQPEEGIEKAVWLKPEEIPAALENSYENIKLLFEESRVNERSAREASGL, from the coding sequence ATGTATAAAGTTTTTGTGAACGACAAGTCGCTTTTCCTCACGGACGAGATCATGAAAGAAACGGATTTCCGTCTTTTTTTGCTGGAAAGTGTCGATATCGGAAAACTGATTTTGCAACTCTACCAGGGTAAAATCAACAAAGCCTACCTCTACTATCCCGACGAAAAAGAAATCATGCGAACGCTGAAATCGCGGATGCCGGTGCACAAGGCCGGTGGCGGACTCGTTCGCAATGCAAAAGGAGAGACGCTTTTTATCTTCCGGCAGGGTAAATGGGATTTGCCGAAAGGCGGACTTGAAAAAGGCGAGGAGGTCGAGCATGCCGCACTTCGTGAGGTAGAAGAGGAAACCGGCGTCAAAGGTTTGCGCATCAACGAAAAGTTGCAGAAAACCTACCACATTTTCAAACGGAATAACCGCTATAAACTGAAGGTGACCCACTGGTTTGGGATGTATACCGACTATACGGGGAAACTGCGTCCACAACCCGAGGAGGGCATCGAAAAAGCCGTCTGGCTGAAACCCGAGGAAATTCCGGCGGCGCTGGAGAATTCCTATGAAAACATCAAGTTGCTTTTCGAGGAATCGCGGGTAAACGAGCGTTCCGCCCGCGAAGCGTCCGGTCTTTAA
- a CDS encoding SRPBCC family protein, with the protein MNLESPKVTVNQSAEYLFNALSQVANYEKLMPENTAKFEITDAESFIFGLKGMPEIKLRLKGSTPFSEVRLGAASDKLPFALTAKIESVSDNQAAVQLFFEGEFNAMMAMMVKGPISKFIETLANNMPKL; encoded by the coding sequence ATGAATTTAGAAAGCCCGAAAGTAACGGTCAACCAATCCGCCGAATACCTTTTCAACGCCCTTTCCCAAGTGGCGAATTACGAAAAACTGATGCCGGAAAACACGGCAAAATTTGAAATCACCGACGCCGAGTCGTTTATCTTCGGATTGAAAGGCATGCCGGAAATCAAGCTCCGCCTGAAAGGAAGTACCCCCTTTTCAGAGGTACGTTTGGGTGCGGCCTCTGACAAACTGCCGTTTGCCCTTACGGCGAAGATCGAGTCGGTAAGCGACAACCAGGCAGCCGTGCAACTCTTCTTCGAAGGGGAGTTCAATGCGATGATGGCGATGATGGTAAAGGGTCCGATCAGCAAGTTTATCGAGACGCTGGCAAACAACATGCCGAAGCTCTAA
- the coaD gene encoding pantetheine-phosphate adenylyltransferase — protein MRRAVFPGSFDPITLGHYDIIKRSLPLFDEIIVAIGVNSDKKYMFPLEERQRFIEQAFADEPSVKVVTYSGLTIDFCKEVKAKFILRGLRNPADFEFEKAIAHTNRKLSKIETVFLLTAANTSYISSSIVRDVIRNGGDFSVLVPDSVTLP, from the coding sequence ATGAGAAGAGCTGTTTTTCCGGGATCATTCGATCCGATCACACTGGGACACTACGACATCATCAAACGCAGCCTGCCGTTGTTTGACGAAATCATCGTGGCTATTGGCGTGAATTCCGATAAAAAATACATGTTTCCGCTGGAAGAACGCCAACGCTTCATCGAACAGGCCTTCGCCGATGAACCGTCAGTAAAAGTGGTGACCTATAGCGGACTCACCATCGATTTCTGTAAGGAAGTAAAGGCGAAGTTCATCCTGCGGGGACTGCGGAACCCGGCGGACTTCGAGTTCGAGAAGGCCATCGCCCACACCAACCGGAAACTGTCGAAGATCGAAACGGTATTTTTGCTGACAGCGGCCAACACCTCTTATATTTCCTCGAGTATCGTGCGGGATGTTATTCGAAACGGAGGTGACTTCTCGGTGTTAGTACCTGACTCCGTTACACTTCCTTAA
- the rsfS gene encoding ribosome silencing factor encodes MAKKSVNNDILLAHIIKGIEEVKGNDIDILDLREIDNSACDYFIICNGNSNTQVNAIVNSVQKMVSKELKDKPWHVEGSENGEWVLMDYVHIVVHVFQKHIREYYNIESLWGDAKITSIQTNY; translated from the coding sequence ATGGCGAAAAAGAGCGTAAACAATGATATCCTGCTGGCACATATCATTAAGGGGATCGAAGAAGTAAAAGGAAATGACATTGATATACTTGACCTGAGGGAAATCGACAACTCTGCCTGCGACTACTTCATCATCTGCAACGGCAACTCGAACACGCAGGTAAACGCAATCGTAAACTCCGTACAGAAAATGGTCTCAAAGGAACTCAAAGACAAGCCCTGGCATGTCGAAGGCTCCGAAAACGGCGAATGGGTACTGATGGACTATGTGCATATCGTCGTACATGTCTTCCAGAAACACATCCGCGAATACTACAACATAGAAAGCCTTTGGGGCGATGCGAAGATCACTTCCATACAGACCAACTACTAA